The Phormidium sp. PBR-2020 DNA segment CATATTACGGCGATCGCCCCCAATACGTCCTCATCCTTGGTTCAAGGCTGCACCGCCAGCATTCTCCCAACCTACAGCCGCTTTTTCTACGATAAATGGGCAAAAGGAACTGTCCCCATTGCACCACCCTATATTAAGGATCGTTTCTGGTACTACACGGAAAACAAATCCATCCCTCAAACCCAAGTCGTAAAAGCCGTGGCCACCATGCAGCAATGGATTGATACAGGGATTTCCATGGAGTTGATGTTCAACCTCAATGCTGGGGTCTATTTCCCCGATGAGCCGGAACGCAGCATTAAAGCGAAGGATATTTTTGACACCTTAGTCTTAGCGTGGGAGTCCGGTTGTAAGGCGATTTACTACATTCGCACCGTTCAGAAGGACAATTTCAAAGAATCCGGTGATGGCTGTGTTTCTTGTGCGAACTAACTCGCGAGTTTAGTTTGATTTGACAAGGCGTACTTCGGTACGTCTTTTTTTGTTAATACGTCCCAAATAAATAAATTCTGAAGGGGGGTTGTTTTTGTAAAACATTTGTTATAATTTAGAGAGTAAAATGCACTCATTTTCGGACTTTTATGACTTACAGTCCAAGCAAAACGCATCCGTCTCGGATGCCAGTTAACCCAATCTTCAATCCCCTGGGAAATGATGATCCAGAACATCGTAGTATTTGGTTTGGGGATACCACCAACCTGATGCAACTCAACGATGTTCGCTACAACTGGGCCGTTGGCTTATATCGCCAAATGCGGGAAAATTTCTGGGTTGCAGAAAAACTCGATATTACCCAGGATGTCACCGATTACGTGAATCTCACTCTCGATGAACGGCGAGCCTTTGATGGGATTTTGTCCTATCTCACCTTTTTGGATTCTGTGCAAACGGTGAATTTACCTCAATTAAAGGTGAGTATCACCGCGCCGGAAGTCTCCATGTGTATGGCAGAGCAAATCAGTCAAGAAGCTCTCCATAACCAGAGTTATCAGTACATGATTGAGACCATTATTCCCAGCGATCGCCGCTCAGCAGTTTACGACTTTTGGCGCACTGATAAAGTGTTAAAAGACCGTTGTCAGTTCATTGCTGGACAATATCAACGCTATGTTGACAATCCCACCGTCGAAAACTACTTCATGTCCCTGGTGACTGACTATATTCTTGAAGGATTATACTTTTATAATGGCTTCATCACCTTCTACAATTTCGCCTCCCGGATGTTAATGCCGGGAAGTGCCGACATCTTTAAGATGATCAACCGTTAACTTTGGCGGCTTCTATCGGAAACGGTAGTCGAAAACCCCTTGAACTCAGGGAACATCTCATTTGTGAGAAAACCCTGATCCAAGTTGTTAGACGAGCTTCAACATGGTATAAAAGAACTATCAAAAGTTTTTGCCTTTACCGTGAAAAAGAAGCATCCTAAGCTACCTTGCTTTGTAACAGATGACGGACTGGTTAAACGGATAGACTCAAACGTTTATTCGCCTTGCCCTAGATACAAGCACGGATATCATCAGATCACGTTTCACATTGAACATACCGGGACGCAAAAAGCCTGTTTAGTTCATAGGCTGGTTTGGGAGTGTTTTGTTGGGGAAATCCCTCAAGGAATGCAAATTAACCACAAGGACGGCAACAAATCGAATAATTGTTTGTCTAACCTTGAGCTAGTCACCCCAAAACAGAACATGAGCCACGCGGTAGAAACCGGACTTAAGAAAGGTTTGCCTGGACAAGACAACTCCATGTCCAAGCTTACCGATCATGAGTATTATCAAGTGATTGATCGGCTGGTTAAGGGGGCGAGTAATGATGAAGTCTCAAAAGAGTATGGACTTCATCCACGTTATGTCTCTTTAATCCGACACAAGAAACGACTCATCAGAATCTGGGAAAAGTATACCGATGCTACAGGTGTGTCTGAAGCTCCTAAAAGCGGAGGACTATCTAGCAAAATACCACTGGATATTCGTGTCGATGTAATCCGTCAGCTACCATCAAAGACCAACAAAGAGTTGGCTCGTATGATTGATGTAGATTGTTCTGTTATTAGCAATGTCCGACACAGGAAAACCTGGAAAGATGCTTGGGATTTGTTTGACAAAAGGAGCAACGACCATCCCGAAAGGGAGTAGATACCAAGCGGTATCGAAGCGGGGGGGATCCTGAAAAGGATTATGATATGGTCTGTTCTACTCGGTGACGGGTAGCAGTGGTTAAGCGCACGTACACCACGGGTTAGGAGTAGCGCCTCTAGCTGAACACAAAGGACGAACTCAGTCATGTGCGGCTGTTCCAAAAACTCATCCCTGAAGCCATGGCCATCTTTCCCCATTCCAAAGATGCCGTCTATGAGATGATGGACACCGCCGTTCGACATGAATGCAAATGGACAAATCACATCGTGGGGAATAATATCCTCGGGATTACCGAACACAGCACCGAACAATACACCAAATACCTGGCTAACATCCGTCTCAAAGCCATTGGCTTAGAGCCTCTCTATCCCGAACCCCGCTATCAAAAGAGTCCTTACACTCACCTAGAGCGGTTCTCGGATACCAAAGCCGAAGGCCATACCAAGGCCAACTTCTTTGAAGCGCAAGTCACCAGTTACGTGATGTCTTCTGGCGTTGGAGGTTGGGACGAAATTTAAGCTACTCGGCTGGGGTGAACTGCATCTTCTGTTTACCCCGGCTGAGGCGTTAAAGCTGTTTCTCGTACACCCGGTAGGTTTTAGCAATCACTCCGCCGGAGGCTTCTGTAATCCGGCGAGAGGGGTGGTTGTCCTCCCAAATCCAGGACAATTCCGCCCGCTGATAGCCTCGTTTTTCCCCACCTTTCATGGTTAGATAGACTAAAGCTAGGGGAACCATTTTTCGGCGGTATTCGGGCAAAGCACAGAGGGTAATCATCCGCGCTTGACGAATTTGGCGGCGATACCAGAGAAATTTGAGCAATCCCCAAAAATTCAGAGTTCCGTTGACCCGTTTTAAGGCGATGTTGTAGTCCGGGAGTCCCATAAAAAAGCCCACCATCTCACCGTGATCTTCGGCGATGGGGAAAATATCGGGGTCAACTAGGTCTTTAAGCTGTTGGGCTTCCTCCCAAAAATCGGCTTCCGTGCGGGGGGTGGAACTCCAATTGTTGGCGAAGGCTTGGGTAAATAGGCGGTAAAGACTGCGAACATCCTCCTCAAAGCCTTCCCCTTTAGTGCGAATCGGGCGAAAGGTGACTCCCGATTTAAGGGCGATGTGATAGGCTTTCTCGAATTTGTCTGATAATGGCTCCATGGGGAAGTCGTAGGCATACGCATCTTTAGCCTTTACCCAGCCCATCTCCTCTAGCCATTGGGGATAGTAGGGGGGGTTATAGGGCATCATCATCATCGGGGGGCTATCGAAGCCATCGACGAGGAAGAGACAGTTATTGTGAGTCGAGAGGTTAATGGGGCCGCGCACGACCTCGATTTGCCGATCGCCCAGCCAAGACAACGCCGCCTCGAACAGTTGTTCAGCGGCGGCGACATTCTCGATACATTCAAAATAGCCAAATAGCCCAAGACGCTGACCTTCGCGCTCAATCAACCGCTGATTGACGGCGGCCACGATACGCCCGATCGCCCGTCCCTGGTCATTGAAGGCCAAAAACCCTTGAAACTCCCCATAACTGAGGAAGGGGTTATCTTGGGGGGACAGTTGCGCGGCAATCGAGGCTTTCAGAGGAGGAACCCAGTTGGGATCATTTCGATAGACCAACTGGGGCACCTCTAAAAACCCTTGGCGATCCTCCTCACTGCTCACCGGTCGAACCGTAATCTGAGCCATCTTGACGGGTTATGCACTAACAGTTGCCGTCGAGGATAGCATAGCGGCTCGGGTTTCCACCATCGCTTCGACGAGGCGATCCATCTCCTCCTTCGTATGCAGAGCATTAGCCGTAATCCGCATCCGAGGTTTGGCGATAAACCAAATCGGCGAGATCCAAATCCCATAGCGATCCATGAGATGCCGCGCAAAGTATTTGGGATTAATCTCAGGAGAGAGAATCACCGGAATCACGTTAGTTTCACCAATCACCTGAAACTCATGTTCGACGAGGCGCGATCGCAGATAGCGGGTGTTCGCCTGAAGCGTCTGCACCAACTCAGGATGTTGCCGAACCTGACGAATACTCTCCAAGGCCGCCGCCGTAATCGGGGGGGGGAGAGAAATCGTCCCAATCGACGTCGGCGACACCGTCAGGAGGTCATTGAGTTCCGGACTCGGGCTACTCAACGCCGCCCCCGCCGAAGCCGCAAACTTGGAGAAGGTGGTCATAATAATCGGAACCATCCCCCGCCGGATCACATCCTGAGGTGAAATCCCAAAGTGGTCATAAATCCCCCGTCCTGAGGGACCCACAGAACCACTCGCGTGAGCCTCATCCATGACGATGACACTACCGGGATACTGTTCCATCACATCGAGGAACTCCGGTAAGGGAGCGATGTCCCCATCCATCGAGAACACCGCATCGGAAATTAACATGATGCGATCGCCGGGCTTCGCATAACGTCGCAGTTTGCGGGCCAAATCATTGACATCATTGTGGCGATAGGCCTTCACCCGCACCTGTGGGCTTTGGCTGAACACCTTACCCGAGCGATTATTCGAGTTGGCGATCGCCGAGATGATGCAACCGTGATTGAGGACATCACTGAGGATCAGCGTTTCTCGTGTATGCTGAAATCCAGGAATCGGGATGGCCAGATGACAGAAAGCATCCATCAGAGCCTGTAACGCCATCCAAGCATTGACAAACAAATGGGTATGGCCTAAATCCTTGAACTCGGAGATCTCCCGTTCGAGTTGACGGTGGAGATCAATGCGACCACTCAACGCCTCACAGGAACTATTGGAGGTTCCATATTGAACAATGGCATCAATGGCGGCCTGTTTCACCCGAGGATTCTGCACCAGTCCGAGGACATCATTGGTGCAGAAGGTTAATACCTTGAGTCGTCTTTGACTCACCGGTTCCTCGATATCAATCAGATTGCCCTCTTTGCCGTGACAGATGTACTCATCGGGGTAAAACCCGTGTGCGTGTAACTTCTGCACATATTCTTGGATAACTTGCACTAGCTTTCTCCCCTCACCGTTGGTCTTGATAGCCGATGGGCTGCCGTTTCTAACATCTCAGTTTAATTTCCTAGATAAGATACCTGTTATCCCCGCTGACAGGCAAGAGCACTGGCACGTTGCTGCGATCGCAATCGGCAACTCCCCGCTAAAATGAGGGGTTTAATCGGCCACAATCTTGAGAGAACCGCCTCAAAGCCAGGCAAAATGAGATAACCCATAGATTTTGCAATGAATCGTCCCCAAATGGGATCGGTTAAGGTACAGCGATGATAGCAGGATTTTATCCCCGATACCTATCATGACCCTAAGGACAGTTGAGATTGTGCCTAGGGTCAATTGTAGGCTAGCCCCCATCTACTCCAAAATAGGAGTCTGGGGCCTGATGTGCAATGATATAGCACTTTCTTTGCAAGCTATGGAGGTAATATGACGGATTGGGTTCGACAATTTAGCCGCGAGAGGCTCAGAGTGCCAGTCGTGTTGGGGGCCGGGTCTCTCACCACCATGGCTGGGGGGGCGATCGCCCCAGTCTTGCCCGATCTGATGCAAGAACTCGACATCGATCTAGCCTGGGGGGGGACCCTAGCCAGTTTCCACTGTCTCACCCTAGCCCTATGCAGTCCCCTCCTGGGGCTGCTAGCCGACAAAATCGGACCTTCGCGAGTTCTCTTCCCCGCCATGACCTTCTACGGTATTTTCGGCGTTGTTGGAGCCTGGATGCCGAACTTTTGGTCATTACTATTCGTGCGGGGGCTACTGGGCATTGCCTGCGGAGGACTGGCCGCCTCTTGCTTAGGGGTCTTAGGACGATTGTATGAAGGAGAAGAGCGAACCCGAATGCTCGGCTTTGCCACAGCCGCCCTCACCCTAACGGGAATTGTCTATCCGCTTCTGGGGGGTCTGGTGGGCAACAGCTCTTGGCAATATGCCTTCTACCTCAACGGTATCGCCTTCCCCCTCGCCCTTCTGGGACTCTACGCCTTCGACTCCTCCCCCTCCTTCGTCTCCAAATCTAGCCCCTCTCAGGGCTTAGGTGGCAAACTCACCCGAGAACTCTCGCGTCTCGTCACCGCTCGCTTGCTTCTGACCATGGGACTCTCCTCCATCGCCATGTATGCGGTGGTCATTTATGCCCCAATTTACCTCGATCAAGCCTTGGGCCTAACCCCCAAACTCAATGGAATGGTTCTGGCCTCGCGGGCCATTGGGGCCGCTCTGATTTCCGCCTTTGGGGCCAAACCCCTCGCCAAGATGATCGGCTTAAACCAGTCCACCGCCTTAGGGTTTGGCATTATGGCCGCCACCCTCGCCCCAATTCCCTGGATTACGGAGTTATGGGGGGTCTTAGTGGCGGCTGCCATCTTTGGCCTTGGCTTTGGCATTGTCCTGCCTAACTTATATAACGCCCTCGCCAACCTCTCCCCCTTTGAACTCCGAGCCAGTATTTTGGCTGTGGGAACCGGGATTAGTTTTCTGGGGCAATTTGCCTCGCCGGTGCTGTTGGGGGTTGTCCTTAACATCTGGGATCTAGCAACCGTATTTTATGCTGCCTCGATCCTGACCATTTTGGCCGGGTTACTTTTATTCGCCCCGTTACCCCAATCTCAGTCTTAGTACCTTCTTTCTAGGCCGAGATAATCGCCCCTTCCTCTTGTAAGCGGGCCTGTAACTCCGGGGTTAAGCCGATCGCATGAGCAAACTGAGCGGAGCGCACCTGAGTGTCACTGAGTTGGGCATCATTAAGATTAGCCCATTTCAAATCGGCACCGGTAAAATTCGTATGGTCGAGTTTGGCATCCACGAGGTTGGCCCGCATTAGATTACTGTGGGTTAAATTGGCATAGCTGAGATTAGCATGGCTAAAATCAACCCCACCGAGATCCGCCGCCGTTAAATCCGCGCCACTCAAATCGGCTCCTTCACAATGAGCGCAGGTGAGATTCGCCCCACTGAGATCGGCCCCACTGAGGTTGGCACAATAGAGATTCGCCCCAATCAGGGTAGCATTGTAAAAGGTCACTCCAATTAAATTCG contains these protein-coding regions:
- a CDS encoding ribonucleotide-diphosphate reductase subunit beta, giving the protein MNTKDELSHVRLFQKLIPEAMAIFPHSKDAVYEMMDTAVRHECKWTNHIVGNNILGITEHSTEQYTKYLANIRLKAIGLEPLYPEPRYQKSPYTHLERFSDTKAEGHTKANFFEAQVTSYVMSSGVGGWDEI
- a CDS encoding aminotransferase class I/II-fold pyridoxal phosphate-dependent enzyme; protein product: MQVIQEYVQKLHAHGFYPDEYICHGKEGNLIDIEEPVSQRRLKVLTFCTNDVLGLVQNPRVKQAAIDAIVQYGTSNSSCEALSGRIDLHRQLEREISEFKDLGHTHLFVNAWMALQALMDAFCHLAIPIPGFQHTRETLILSDVLNHGCIISAIANSNNRSGKVFSQSPQVRVKAYRHNDVNDLARKLRRYAKPGDRIMLISDAVFSMDGDIAPLPEFLDVMEQYPGSVIVMDEAHASGSVGPSGRGIYDHFGISPQDVIRRGMVPIIMTTFSKFAASAGAALSSPSPELNDLLTVSPTSIGTISLPPPITAAALESIRQVRQHPELVQTLQANTRYLRSRLVEHEFQVIGETNVIPVILSPEINPKYFARHLMDRYGIWISPIWFIAKPRMRITANALHTKEEMDRLVEAMVETRAAMLSSTATVSA
- a CDS encoding pentapeptide repeat-containing protein, with the translated sequence MQAAERLLKRYAAGERNFRDLDLFRADLNGADLSGASFFRANLFGANLFRANLIGVTFYNATLIGANLYCANLSGADLSGANLTCAHCEGADLSGADLTAADLGGVDFSHANLSYANLTHSNLMRANLVDAKLDHTNFTGADLKWANLNDAQLSDTQVRSAQFAHAIGLTPELQARLQEEGAIISA
- a CDS encoding MFS transporter is translated as MTDWVRQFSRERLRVPVVLGAGSLTTMAGGAIAPVLPDLMQELDIDLAWGGTLASFHCLTLALCSPLLGLLADKIGPSRVLFPAMTFYGIFGVVGAWMPNFWSLLFVRGLLGIACGGLAASCLGVLGRLYEGEERTRMLGFATAALTLTGIVYPLLGGLVGNSSWQYAFYLNGIAFPLALLGLYAFDSSPSFVSKSSPSQGLGGKLTRELSRLVTARLLLTMGLSSIAMYAVVIYAPIYLDQALGLTPKLNGMVLASRAIGAALISAFGAKPLAKMIGLNQSTALGFGIMAATLAPIPWITELWGVLVAAAIFGLGFGIVLPNLYNALANLSPFELRASILAVGTGISFLGQFASPVLLGVVLNIWDLATVFYAASILTILAGLLLFAPLPQSQS
- a CDS encoding HNH endonuclease; translated protein: MLDELQHGIKELSKVFAFTVKKKHPKLPCFVTDDGLVKRIDSNVYSPCPRYKHGYHQITFHIEHTGTQKACLVHRLVWECFVGEIPQGMQINHKDGNKSNNCLSNLELVTPKQNMSHAVETGLKKGLPGQDNSMSKLTDHEYYQVIDRLVKGASNDEVSKEYGLHPRYVSLIRHKKRLIRIWEKYTDATGVSEAPKSGGLSSKIPLDIRVDVIRQLPSKTNKELARMIDVDCSVISNVRHRKTWKDAWDLFDKRSNDHPERE